In Thermotomaculum hydrothermale, a single genomic region encodes these proteins:
- the sufC gene encoding Fe-S cluster assembly ATPase SufC, whose translation MKKFFEVKDLNVSIADKKVINGLNLSIDKGTISTIMGKNGIGKSTLAYAIMGHPQYKVSGEVFLDGVEILDLPVHKRAQQGIFLGFQHPIEVPGVTVVKFLQQSYKALKGQIDYTEFQKSLTKWMDFLGIDKSFLYRYLNEGFSGGEKKKLETLQLLLFNPKLAILDEPDSGLDVDALKVVGEGIKKAKENGTTVILITHYQKLLNFLEVDNVFVLNNGKIALQGDITLAEKIEKNGYDAVLANA comes from the coding sequence ATGAAAAAGTTTTTCGAGGTTAAAGATTTAAATGTTTCAATTGCGGATAAAAAAGTTATTAATGGACTAAACCTTTCAATAGATAAGGGGACAATTTCAACCATTATGGGCAAAAACGGGATAGGGAAATCAACTCTTGCCTATGCCATTATGGGACACCCTCAATACAAGGTTAGTGGAGAGGTTTTCTTAGACGGGGTTGAGATTTTAGACCTGCCTGTGCACAAAAGGGCACAGCAGGGAATATTTTTAGGTTTTCAGCACCCGATTGAAGTTCCTGGCGTTACTGTTGTTAAATTTTTACAGCAATCTTACAAAGCTCTAAAAGGCCAGATTGACTATACAGAATTTCAGAAATCCCTTACAAAGTGGATGGATTTTTTGGGGATTGACAAATCTTTTCTATACAGGTATTTAAATGAAGGATTTTCAGGAGGGGAAAAGAAAAAGCTTGAGACTTTGCAACTCCTTCTCTTCAACCCTAAATTAGCAATTTTAGACGAACCTGATTCAGGCCTTGATGTTGACGCATTAAAAGTTGTTGGAGAAGGGATAAAAAAGGCAAAGGAAAACGGGACAACTGTCATTCTAATCACCCATTATCAGAAACTGTTAAACTTCCTTGAAGTGGACAATGTTTTTGTATTAAACAATGGAAAAATTGCTTTACAGGGGGATATAACTTTAGCGGAAAAGATAGAGAAAAACGGTTACGACGCAGTTTTGGCAAACGCTTAA
- a CDS encoding Rrf2 family transcriptional regulator encodes MKLSLLQTHGLKILLTIIKSGKETLTASEISKIEGLKTGYVGKILFMLRKAGIVSTIRGKTGGYFLADDKKNITLYDVLNALTPNKTEIDLCPNIKEGEDCTHSIDCAIRPVFYEAHQYFKYLAQSITLEEMANREKDIMSKVLKIKDQYYEKRRNHEKVFRG; translated from the coding sequence ATGAAACTATCATTATTACAAACACACGGATTAAAGATTTTGCTAACAATTATAAAAAGCGGAAAAGAAACACTTACCGCCTCTGAAATATCAAAGATTGAGGGGTTGAAAACTGGGTATGTGGGAAAGATTTTGTTTATGCTGAGGAAAGCGGGGATTGTATCAACCATCAGAGGAAAAACCGGAGGATATTTCCTTGCTGATGACAAAAAAAATATAACCCTTTACGATGTATTAAACGCCTTAACCCCTAATAAAACTGAAATTGATTTATGCCCTAATATAAAAGAGGGGGAAGATTGCACACACTCTATTGATTGTGCTATAAGGCCTGTTTTTTACGAAGCACACCAATACTTTAAGTACCTTGCTCAAAGTATAACCCTTGAAGAAATGGCAAACAGGGAAAAGGATATTATGTCTAAAGTATTAAAAATAAAAGACCAATATTATGAGAAAAGGAGAAACCATGAAAAAGTTTTTCGAGGTTAA
- a CDS encoding proline dehydrogenase family protein, producing the protein MSIRNIIVNLMPSPLVKVFARPYVAGQGIDAGINTAKKLWEEKKLHSTIDLLGEEIKEKEEIENNVQIYFNLLDKLGKQEFASVSLKPTQLGVYREGGKIYGVDYCYENIEKIIKKAKGYGIHITIDMEDHPFTDLTLDMFKSLRNKYDNVGTVLQSRLFRTKQDILNLPTDKMCKIRTCIGIYKEPPEVALQDKRQMKEKLFEYMVLLLERGHYPEIATHDEKLIERCIEYLDKNNVPKDRYEFQMLMGVPREKIQRKIVERGNVMRLYVPFAEKWKYAIAYCKRRLAANPMMGAYVIKNLFGKTTGR; encoded by the coding sequence ATGAGTATAAGGAACATAATAGTGAACTTAATGCCTTCACCTTTAGTAAAAGTTTTTGCAAGGCCATATGTTGCGGGGCAGGGAATAGATGCAGGGATAAATACGGCAAAAAAACTATGGGAAGAAAAAAAACTTCATTCAACCATTGATTTGTTAGGTGAGGAAATAAAGGAAAAAGAGGAAATTGAAAACAATGTGCAGATTTATTTTAATTTGCTTGACAAATTAGGGAAACAGGAATTTGCTTCAGTTTCACTTAAACCTACGCAATTAGGGGTTTACAGAGAAGGCGGTAAGATTTATGGGGTTGATTATTGTTATGAGAATATTGAAAAAATAATAAAAAAGGCAAAAGGTTACGGAATACACATTACTATTGATATGGAGGACCACCCTTTTACAGATTTAACCCTTGATATGTTTAAATCGTTAAGGAATAAGTATGACAATGTGGGGACTGTATTGCAGTCAAGGCTTTTCAGGACAAAGCAGGATATTTTAAACCTTCCAACCGACAAAATGTGCAAGATTAGAACCTGTATTGGAATTTATAAAGAACCTCCGGAGGTTGCTTTACAGGATAAAAGGCAGATGAAAGAAAAGCTTTTTGAGTACATGGTGCTTCTTCTTGAAAGAGGACATTACCCTGAAATTGCAACTCATGACGAGAAACTCATTGAAAGGTGTATAGAATATCTTGATAAAAACAATGTTCCCAAGGATAGATACGAATTTCAGATGCTTATGGGAGTTCCAAGGGAAAAGATTCAAAGAAAGATTGTTGAAAGAGGCAATGTTATGAGGCTTTATGTGCCTTTTGCAGAAAAATGGAAGTATGCAATAGCCTACTGCAAAAGGAGGCTTGCTGCCAACCCTATGATGGGAGCATATGTTATAAAAAATCTTTTCGGGAAGACAACGGGAAGATAA
- a CDS encoding sensor histidine kinase: MKKRYFIFVLFAILLTYFFYTYLRHHISFFDKPNIFLNILGIINVILVLILLFIPIRRIVKPYFEGKKTGFYTLKIRTKFIIMSIILVVVPSMIILSMATVIIYKIMNTWHNPDLLDVLKGAEKIATSYQSEIAKNTAHFTKVLGDELTPDLLSNREKLIAYLDKSLAKYGLSSVEVYQNKNLIVMVRNKKEPLRELKAISMRFPKKLDELSFSQIEQLPTGIFIRFGTIIPVSGLEKRYTIVGGKLIIQNISSDLHFIVGRYKRFQAVQEDIYSLKLFNITSLILIGIMSMFSGLWAGIKFTDMLLANFNKLVYATEKVANNEFDFTIEVKGSDEFAKLLESFNKMLDVLRTHDQEIRLRSIELETLNKVLKEKKEFFETVLDNLPVGVIALKNYGQVVSINLFAKKLLKIKGKVHEGVPFPAVAKNSEAGRYIVEALEEMTKSGEHFQKKLTSFNTLEGAITSEVSFILMKDQYSKEVGYLVIIEDVTELEQAQKMIAWKEAVRRIVHELKNPLTPIKLSAERIKRRAEEDSPNLREIVLESLKPMIEEINAMQYLIENFSRYAKMPPPELEPTDINLLIEDILSLYSSLPGNIKIKRMLAENLPLLNIDKKLMKRAILNIVKNAINAVEDEGGGTITIKTIYFASGRKVNIEISDTGKGIPDTLKEKIFIPYFSTKPKGDGLGLAIVRNIIQAHNGHVFVKNNFPQGTTFVIELPI, encoded by the coding sequence ATGAAAAAGCGTTATTTTATTTTTGTTCTGTTTGCAATACTTTTAACCTATTTTTTCTATACCTATTTAAGGCATCATATATCCTTTTTTGATAAGCCTAATATTTTTCTAAATATATTAGGAATCATTAATGTAATACTTGTATTAATTCTTCTTTTTATCCCAATCCGTAGAATAGTTAAACCATACTTTGAGGGAAAGAAGACTGGATTTTACACATTAAAGATAAGAACTAAGTTTATTATTATGTCAATAATTTTAGTTGTTGTTCCTTCAATGATAATTCTTTCGATGGCAACTGTAATAATTTACAAGATTATGAACACATGGCACAATCCTGATTTGCTTGATGTTTTAAAAGGTGCAGAGAAAATAGCAACAAGCTACCAGAGTGAAATAGCAAAAAACACAGCGCATTTTACAAAGGTTTTAGGTGATGAATTAACACCTGATTTGTTATCAAACAGGGAAAAGCTTATTGCTTACCTGGATAAATCGTTAGCAAAGTACGGGTTGTCCTCTGTTGAGGTTTACCAGAACAAGAACCTTATTGTAATGGTGAGAAATAAAAAAGAGCCGTTGAGAGAGTTAAAGGCAATTTCTATGAGATTTCCAAAAAAATTAGATGAATTAAGTTTTTCCCAGATTGAGCAATTGCCGACAGGTATTTTTATCAGATTTGGCACAATTATTCCAGTAAGTGGGCTTGAAAAAAGGTACACAATAGTTGGCGGTAAATTGATTATTCAGAATATTTCTTCAGATTTGCATTTTATTGTAGGTAGATATAAAAGGTTTCAAGCTGTGCAGGAAGATATCTATTCCTTGAAACTTTTTAATATTACCTCTCTTATTTTAATAGGGATAATGTCTATGTTTTCCGGGCTGTGGGCTGGGATTAAATTTACTGATATGCTTCTTGCAAACTTCAACAAACTGGTTTATGCCACTGAAAAGGTTGCCAATAATGAATTTGATTTCACCATTGAGGTAAAAGGAAGCGACGAGTTTGCAAAGCTTTTAGAATCTTTTAACAAAATGCTTGACGTATTAAGGACTCATGACCAGGAGATCAGGCTTAGGAGCATTGAACTTGAAACACTTAACAAGGTTTTAAAAGAAAAGAAAGAATTTTTTGAAACAGTGCTTGATAACCTTCCTGTTGGGGTTATTGCTTTGAAAAATTACGGACAGGTGGTTTCTATTAATCTGTTTGCAAAAAAGCTTTTGAAAATAAAGGGTAAAGTCCATGAAGGAGTCCCTTTCCCTGCTGTAGCAAAGAATTCTGAAGCAGGTAGGTACATAGTGGAGGCATTGGAGGAAATGACAAAAAGTGGGGAGCATTTCCAGAAAAAACTTACCTCTTTCAATACCCTTGAGGGAGCAATAACTTCAGAGGTTAGTTTTATTCTAATGAAAGACCAGTATTCCAAAGAGGTTGGCTATCTGGTAATTATTGAAGATGTAACAGAACTTGAGCAGGCTCAAAAAATGATTGCATGGAAAGAGGCTGTTAGAAGAATTGTCCATGAGCTTAAAAACCCGTTAACCCCTATTAAACTATCTGCTGAGAGGATTAAAAGAAGGGCAGAGGAAGATTCTCCAAATTTAAGAGAGATTGTTTTAGAAAGTTTGAAGCCAATGATTGAAGAGATTAATGCTATGCAATATTTAATAGAAAACTTCTCAAGGTATGCAAAGATGCCACCACCAGAACTTGAGCCGACAGACATTAACCTTTTAATTGAAGACATTTTATCCCTTTACTCTTCTCTCCCAGGTAATATAAAAATTAAGAGAATGCTTGCAGAAAATCTTCCCCTGCTGAATATAGATAAAAAGTTGATGAAAAGGGCAATACTTAACATTGTAAAAAATGCAATAAATGCGGTTGAGGATGAAGGAGGGGGAACAATAACAATTAAAACAATATATTTTGCTTCGGGCAGAAAGGTTAATATTGAGATTTCAGATACAGGAAAAGGCATACCTGACACTTTAAAGGAAAAGATTTTTATTCCCTACTTTTCCACCAAACCTAAAGGTGACGGTTTAGGCCTTGCAATTGTTAGAAATATAATCCAGGCACACAATGGACATGTGTTTGTCAAAAACAACTTCCCGCAAGGCACCACTTTTGTTATTGAACTTCCAATTTAA
- a CDS encoding 4Fe-4S binding protein: MKETNKLIKILERIKNFFVVFPVILSMVILAAHFSRHNIPNLTLFTLFFPLILFSKREWVKKVTLVFLILGFFEWIRTTYILTMVRIQIHQPFIRMIIILVTVAILTLISGLVFKTERLKKRYSQNSNTASMSAWAFILTSLVLFIASIKTPIKILLADRFLPGAGGIEILLLATYSAFISEKLFNSKKIDRIRSKIWLFFSIVFFSQLILGLLGLNKFLMTGKLHLPVPAMIVGGPIYRGYGLFMPILLIVTIIFVGPAWCSYLCYIGAWDNTLARKTKIPKAFSVKYRIIQGSILIAIALGAYLLKSLGVNWVIASVLGGLFGIIGVGIMIFVSRKLGVLVHCTTYCPIGIITTTLGKLNPFRIRINRDTCTNCMACTYACRYNSLTKENVKNGKAGFFCTLCGDCLTACPHSSIEYAFYNKYTITARKVFFVLIAVFHAVFLGVARI, from the coding sequence ATGAAAGAAACAAATAAATTAATTAAAATTTTAGAAAGAATTAAAAATTTCTTTGTTGTTTTTCCTGTAATACTCTCTATGGTAATTTTAGCTGCCCACTTTTCAAGGCACAATATTCCCAACCTCACTTTGTTCACCCTATTTTTTCCTTTAATTCTTTTTTCAAAAAGGGAATGGGTAAAAAAGGTAACCTTAGTTTTTCTTATTTTAGGCTTTTTTGAGTGGATTAGAACAACATATATTCTAACCATGGTAAGAATACAGATACATCAGCCCTTTATAAGAATGATTATTATTCTTGTTACTGTTGCAATTTTGACTCTAATCTCCGGGCTTGTATTTAAAACAGAAAGGTTAAAGAAAAGATACTCTCAAAATTCCAACACTGCATCTATGTCAGCATGGGCATTTATTTTAACTTCCTTAGTTCTGTTTATTGCAAGCATTAAAACACCGATAAAAATACTTCTTGCTGACAGGTTTTTACCAGGTGCAGGCGGGATTGAAATACTTCTGCTTGCGACCTACTCTGCATTTATAAGTGAAAAACTCTTCAACTCTAAAAAGATTGATAGAATAAGAAGCAAAATATGGTTATTCTTTTCTATAGTATTTTTTTCCCAGTTAATTTTGGGATTATTAGGGTTAAACAAATTTCTTATGACTGGAAAACTCCACCTTCCTGTGCCTGCAATGATTGTAGGGGGCCCCATTTACAGGGGATACGGCCTTTTTATGCCTATTCTTCTAATAGTTACAATAATTTTTGTTGGACCTGCATGGTGTTCTTATCTTTGTTACATAGGAGCATGGGACAACACCCTTGCGAGAAAAACAAAAATTCCGAAAGCATTCTCTGTTAAATACAGAATTATTCAGGGCTCAATTTTAATTGCAATAGCATTAGGGGCGTACCTTCTAAAGTCTTTAGGGGTAAACTGGGTAATTGCATCTGTTTTAGGGGGGTTATTTGGAATTATCGGGGTTGGCATAATGATTTTTGTATCAAGAAAATTGGGAGTACTTGTTCACTGCACAACATATTGCCCAATTGGAATAATTACAACAACCTTAGGGAAACTAAACCCATTTAGAATAAGAATAAACAGGGATACCTGCACAAATTGTATGGCATGCACCTATGCCTGCAGGTATAACTCTTTAACTAAAGAAAATGTAAAAAATGGGAAAGCGGGGTTTTTCTGTACCCTCTGTGGAGATTGCTTAACTGCATGCCCCCACAGTTCAATAGAATATGCCTTCTACAACAAATATACAATTACAGCAAGAAAGGTTTTCTTTGTCCTCATAGCTGTATTTCACGCAGTATTTTTAGGTGTTGCAAGAATTTAA
- a CDS encoding citrate (Si)-synthase produces the protein MLLKEKLSALIPQEREALKEIKALADKKVDEVKCGQVIGGMRGCKVLVCDTSYLDPYEGIRFRGYTIPEVQKLLPKPGENDEPYPLGLWWLLLTGEIPTKEEVLSLEEEFKKYAYLPQYVIDVLRAMPADSHPMAMFSTAIVAMERESQFRKRYDEGMTKAEMWEPMLEDSIRLLARLPLIAAYIYRRKYKEDVHIPADPNEDWGGNFAHMMGVENPEYKNLMRLYLILHSDHESGNVSAHTGHLVASALSDVYYAISAAMDGLAGPLHGLANQECLKWILNLMDHFGGRTPTKEEIEKYAWDTLNSGRVIPGYGHAVLRKTDPRYTAQREFALKYLPDDPIFKTVSNIYEVVPEVLKQHGKAKNPWPNVDAHSGVLQYYYGVREFDFYTVLFGVSRALGITAQIIWDRALGYPIERPKSVTRQMFKELAENAE, from the coding sequence ATGTTATTAAAAGAAAAACTTTCTGCATTAATCCCTCAGGAGAGAGAAGCTTTAAAGGAAATCAAGGCTCTGGCAGACAAAAAGGTTGATGAAGTAAAATGCGGCCAGGTTATAGGTGGAATGAGGGGATGCAAGGTTCTTGTATGTGATACTTCATACCTTGACCCCTATGAAGGAATCAGGTTCAGAGGTTACACAATTCCTGAAGTTCAAAAACTCCTTCCTAAACCAGGAGAAAACGATGAGCCGTATCCTCTTGGGCTCTGGTGGCTTCTTTTAACCGGTGAAATTCCAACAAAAGAAGAAGTTTTAAGCCTTGAAGAGGAATTTAAAAAATATGCTTACCTTCCCCAGTATGTAATTGATGTGTTAAGGGCAATGCCAGCCGATTCTCACCCAATGGCAATGTTCTCAACAGCAATTGTTGCAATGGAGAGGGAATCACAGTTTAGAAAGAGATACGATGAAGGAATGACCAAGGCTGAAATGTGGGAGCCTATGCTTGAAGATTCAATCAGGTTGCTTGCAAGGCTTCCATTAATTGCAGCTTATATTTATAGAAGAAAATATAAAGAAGATGTTCATATCCCGGCTGACCCAAATGAAGACTGGGGTGGAAATTTTGCACACATGATGGGTGTTGAAAATCCAGAATATAAAAACCTTATGAGGCTTTACCTTATTCTTCACAGTGACCATGAAAGTGGAAATGTTTCTGCGCACACAGGTCATCTTGTAGCTTCCGCTCTTTCAGATGTTTACTATGCAATTTCAGCAGCAATGGACGGGCTTGCAGGTCCTCTCCATGGTCTTGCAAACCAGGAATGCTTGAAATGGATTCTCAATCTTATGGATCATTTCGGTGGAAGAACACCAACCAAAGAAGAAATTGAAAAATACGCATGGGATACTTTAAACAGCGGTAGGGTAATTCCAGGGTACGGACACGCTGTTTTGAGAAAAACAGACCCAAGGTATACTGCACAGAGAGAATTTGCTCTCAAATACCTGCCTGATGACCCAATCTTCAAGACAGTATCCAATATTTATGAAGTTGTTCCTGAAGTATTGAAGCAGCACGGTAAGGCTAAAAACCCATGGCCTAATGTTGATGCTCACTCAGGTGTTCTCCAGTACTACTATGGCGTAAGAGAATTTGATTTCTACACTGTACTGTTTGGCGTTTCAAGAGCACTTGGAATTACCGCTCAGATTATCTGGGATAGGGCTCTTGGTTATCCTATTGAAAGGCCAAAATCTGTTACAAGACAGATGTTTAAAGAGCTTGCAGAAAACGCAGAATAA
- a CDS encoding response regulator produces the protein MKNIFVVDPSIMIHKIVELTFKDSPEYNVRFFSSYPLNIDEGEKAEYIFITIDLPGIEIEETIKELKSKYNCPLIAMVPKFLDYNRDSIVNAGADAILEKPFTSDELRNTLVSLSESTSLKEETIAEIDSETFEEIGSFDEDLTLSEEDLMDVDREILEQEVSGDELIMDDFQDEIDTKELQGDGNKQDAEFGELDFDEQELESELDAELGEDIDKELDEELEEVEFTEEELEKDLESMDLSSIEEEAEEFEEEMIEQAEIETGEIHEAETQRIEPEQLAQFREIAEDYKGEETEEEMEEVKGEEFEDFVEEVAEENVDEKLVKEIDNEEQINIDEEIEQPSVSEETDLTSEEKTLDLDSAMASSSEQAQVKDIEMEPTKVDEFDNFVEEVSEKTVDEKLAKEIKNEEEINIEEEIEQSSASEASDLINNEDFSHPTQFDESDMIEAEKKELHHDSEPIMKEVMEKTEPVVESVVAEETTAKGLSLTEDDIKRIAEEVVNRLSDRIIREIAWEVIPQIAEDIVLRRIKELEKEIE, from the coding sequence ATGAAAAATATTTTTGTTGTTGACCCGTCAATAATGATTCATAAAATTGTTGAATTAACTTTCAAAGATAGCCCTGAATATAATGTCAGGTTTTTCTCAAGTTATCCTTTAAATATTGATGAGGGGGAAAAAGCTGAATATATATTTATTACAATTGATTTACCGGGAATTGAGATTGAAGAAACTATAAAAGAGCTAAAAAGCAAATATAATTGCCCCCTAATTGCCATGGTTCCTAAATTTCTTGATTACAACAGAGATTCAATTGTTAACGCAGGGGCTGATGCTATTTTAGAGAAGCCTTTTACTTCAGATGAATTAAGAAACACCCTTGTATCTTTAAGTGAGTCAACCTCTTTAAAAGAGGAAACAATTGCTGAAATAGATTCCGAAACTTTTGAAGAAATAGGGAGTTTTGACGAAGATTTAACCCTTTCAGAAGAAGATTTGATGGATGTTGACAGGGAAATATTAGAGCAGGAAGTTTCCGGGGATGAGCTTATAATGGATGATTTTCAAGACGAGATAGATACCAAAGAATTACAGGGTGATGGTAACAAACAGGATGCTGAATTTGGTGAACTGGATTTTGATGAGCAAGAACTGGAGAGTGAACTTGATGCTGAGTTAGGTGAAGACATTGACAAAGAGTTGGATGAAGAACTTGAAGAGGTGGAATTCACCGAGGAAGAGCTTGAAAAAGACCTTGAATCTATGGATTTGTCTTCAATTGAGGAAGAAGCAGAGGAATTTGAAGAGGAAATGATAGAACAGGCTGAGATAGAGACAGGTGAAATTCATGAAGCTGAAACTCAGAGGATTGAACCGGAACAGCTTGCCCAATTTAGAGAAATAGCAGAGGATTATAAAGGGGAAGAGACTGAAGAGGAAATGGAAGAAGTAAAAGGAGAAGAATTTGAAGATTTTGTGGAAGAAGTTGCTGAAGAAAATGTAGATGAAAAATTGGTCAAAGAAATTGATAATGAGGAACAAATAAATATTGATGAGGAGATTGAGCAACCGTCAGTCTCAGAAGAGACTGATTTAACAAGCGAAGAAAAAACATTAGACCTTGATTCTGCAATGGCAAGTAGTAGCGAGCAGGCTCAGGTTAAAGATATAGAAATGGAACCAACAAAGGTAGATGAGTTTGATAACTTTGTTGAAGAGGTTTCGGAAAAAACTGTAGATGAGAAGCTTGCAAAAGAAATTAAAAATGAAGAAGAAATAAATATTGAAGAAGAAATTGAACAATCATCAGCTTCAGAAGCATCTGATTTAATAAATAATGAAGACTTTTCCCATCCTACCCAATTTGACGAATCAGATATGATAGAAGCAGAAAAAAAAGAGCTTCATCATGATAGCGAACCTATAATGAAAGAAGTGATGGAGAAAACGGAACCTGTTGTAGAAAGTGTTGTTGCTGAAGAAACAACTGCAAAGGGTTTAAGTTTAACTGAGGATGATATTAAGAGGATAGCAGAAGAGGTTGTAAACAGGTTAAGCGATAGAATAATCAGGGAAATTGCATGGGAAGTTATTCCCCAGATTGCTGAAGACATAGTTTTGAGAAGAATAAAAGAACTTGAAAAAGAGATAGAATAA
- a CDS encoding lytic transglycosylase domain-containing protein, translating into MYSGIKIFVFISLLLGVSCANPKIEINPPENKLNVEKEVNSGIESALYYYKTGKMYSEIGYVEDAKTYFDKAVEFVYEQPDEVINNPEFKQFREDLINKIHFQETTLLAKGDAYSETEQDNDVKDEILNDGDIKLSGEEELSEKKLIESSKVTYSFPVVVNEKVLAFIKAYSTKLKPVIQATLERSGRYIDRYKEIFREQGVPEDLAYLPIIESGFKIHALSRAKAKGIWQFVRGTARLEGLRVDWWVDERCDPEKSAIAAAKHLKKLYEHYNDWYLALAAYNAGQGKVDRAIRRAKTRDFWKLAKHRWLLRRETKNYVPAFIAALIIAKNPEKYGFTDLNYEKPLEYDTVTIDSCTDLRVIAKLCNTSVRKIQELNPHLRRLTTPIRVKNFKINIPKGTKDKFIAEFSKLPPEKRVTLRYHRIKRGETLSQIARRYQTSVSAICRANGIRNKRLIRAGKTIVIPIGTGHDYYVPRVKDFTVKYRRKRYPRGKKFYYRVRRGDSLYRIARKFDTDTESIKKWNKLKSNLLRPGKKLVVYYGISTKRKESHSSVKDKIPEGFYLVREGDTIYSISRKFGLSVARLKKINNIKSNIIRPGDLLKVKDI; encoded by the coding sequence ATGTATAGCGGGATTAAAATTTTTGTATTTATTTCTCTTTTATTAGGTGTTTCCTGTGCCAATCCAAAGATTGAGATAAATCCCCCTGAAAATAAATTAAATGTAGAAAAAGAGGTTAATTCAGGTATAGAGAGTGCTCTTTATTACTATAAAACCGGAAAAATGTATTCTGAAATCGGCTATGTGGAGGACGCAAAAACATACTTTGATAAGGCTGTTGAGTTTGTTTATGAGCAACCTGACGAGGTTATAAATAACCCAGAATTTAAGCAATTCAGGGAAGACCTAATTAATAAAATCCACTTTCAGGAGACAACTCTGCTTGCAAAAGGCGATGCCTATTCAGAGACAGAGCAAGATAATGATGTTAAAGACGAGATTTTAAACGATGGAGATATTAAGCTATCTGGAGAAGAAGAGTTAAGCGAGAAAAAATTAATTGAAAGTTCGAAGGTAACTTACTCTTTCCCTGTTGTTGTAAATGAAAAAGTGCTTGCGTTTATTAAGGCTTACTCCACAAAACTAAAGCCTGTTATTCAAGCAACTCTTGAGCGTTCTGGAAGGTATATAGATAGATACAAAGAGATTTTCAGGGAGCAGGGAGTACCGGAAGACCTTGCATATCTACCTATAATTGAAAGCGGATTTAAAATACATGCTCTTTCAAGGGCAAAAGCAAAAGGGATATGGCAATTTGTAAGAGGAACAGCAAGACTTGAGGGGTTAAGGGTTGACTGGTGGGTTGATGAAAGGTGTGACCCTGAAAAATCTGCAATTGCTGCAGCAAAACACCTTAAAAAACTCTATGAACATTACAATGATTGGTATCTTGCCCTTGCGGCGTACAATGCTGGGCAGGGGAAGGTGGATAGGGCAATTAGAAGGGCTAAAACAAGGGATTTCTGGAAATTGGCAAAGCATAGATGGCTTTTAAGAAGGGAGACAAAAAATTATGTCCCGGCCTTTATAGCAGCACTAATAATTGCAAAAAACCCTGAAAAGTATGGTTTTACTGATTTAAATTATGAAAAACCCCTTGAATACGATACTGTGACAATTGATTCCTGCACAGATTTAAGAGTGATAGCTAAACTTTGCAATACTTCTGTTAGAAAGATTCAGGAGCTTAACCCCCATTTAAGGAGATTAACCACTCCTATAAGGGTTAAGAATTTTAAAATAAACATTCCAAAAGGGACGAAAGATAAATTTATCGCAGAATTCAGTAAACTCCCTCCAGAAAAGAGGGTGACTTTAAGGTATCACAGGATAAAGAGAGGGGAAACACTCTCTCAAATTGCAAGAAGGTATCAAACAAGCGTGTCTGCTATATGCAGGGCAAATGGAATAAGGAATAAAAGATTAATTAGAGCAGGTAAAACAATTGTTATCCCAATAGGCACCGGTCATGATTACTATGTTCCCAGAGTTAAAGATTTTACAGTTAAGTATAGAAGAAAGAGGTATCCCCGCGGTAAGAAATTTTATTATAGGGTAAGAAGAGGCGATTCCCTTTATAGAATTGCTCGCAAGTTTGATACTGACACAGAGAGTATAAAAAAATGGAACAAGCTTAAATCTAATCTTTTAAGGCCGGGGAAAAAACTTGTTGTTTATTATGGAATTTCTACAAAACGCAAAGAGTCTCATTCTTCCGTAAAAGATAAAATTCCCGAAGGTTTTTACCTTGTGAGGGAAGGGGATACAATTTATTCAATTTCAAGAAAATTTGGTTTAAGTGTTGCAAGGCTCAAAAAGATAAACAACATAAAGTCAAATATAATAAGGCCGGGAGATTTATTAAAAGTTAAGGATATTTGA